A genomic region of Raphanus sativus cultivar WK10039 chromosome 6, ASM80110v3, whole genome shotgun sequence contains the following coding sequences:
- the LOC108835948 gene encoding uncharacterized protein LOC108835948, translating to MKKPCRSVGRESGPHLDTSERELATL from the coding sequence ATGAAGAAGCCATGCCGAAGTGTCGGAAGAGAAAGTGGTCCCCATCTGGACACGTCAGAGAGAGAACTTGCCACGCTGTAA